One window of the Leptotrichia massiliensis genome contains the following:
- a CDS encoding co-chaperone GroES, which translates to MIIKPLGERVLIKQTEQEEVTKSGIVLPGTASKEKPIIGEVLAVGSKVEEVKAGDKVIFEKYSGTEVKDGEESYLILEKDNVLAIVE; encoded by the coding sequence ATGATAATTAAACCATTGGGAGAAAGAGTTTTAATAAAACAGACAGAACAGGAAGAAGTTACAAAAAGCGGGATTGTATTGCCAGGGACAGCTTCAAAGGAAAAACCGATAATTGGAGAAGTTTTAGCAGTTGGTTCAAAGGTTGAGGAAGTTAAAGCTGGAGATAAAGTAATTTTTGAAAAATATTCTGGAACTGAAGTTAAGGATGGGGAAGAAAGCTACTTAATTTTAGAAAAAGACAATGTTTTGGCAATTGTTGAATAA
- the groL gene encoding chaperonin GroEL (60 kDa chaperone family; promotes refolding of misfolded polypeptides especially under stressful conditions; forms two stacked rings of heptamers to form a barrel-shaped 14mer; ends can be capped by GroES; misfolded proteins enter the barrel where they are refolded when GroES binds), translated as MGKIIKFNEDARKALEVGVDTLADAVKITLGPKGRNVVLDRGFGAPMITNDGVTIAKEIELKDPIENLGAQIVKEVATKSNDVAGDGTTTATVLAQALIKEGLKMVASGANPVFIRRGMELASKKVIEELTKRAKKVESNEEIAQVGAISAGDVEIGQLIAQAMEKVGESGVITVEEARSLDTTLEVVEGMQFDNGYLSPYMVSDSERMVVEMDNPFVLITDKKIANMKELLPILEKTVELGRPMLIIAEDVEGEALATLVVNKLRGTLNIAAVKAPAFGDRRKAMLQDIAILTGGEVISEEKGIKLETADLNFLGQAKKVRITKDNTVIVDGLGEKDAIQARIGQIKNSIAETTSDYDREKLQERLAKLAGGVAVIKVGAATETEMKERKLRIEDALNATKAAVEEGIVPGGGTILIQIAKAIEDFKLEGEEGLGVEIVKKALSAPLRQIVINAGIDAGVVIEKVKNSENGTGFDAAKEEYVDMVKAGIIDPAKVTRSAIQNAVSVSSVLLTTEVAVGNEKEQSPAGGMPGGMGMPGMM; from the coding sequence ATGGGAAAAATAATAAAATTTAATGAAGATGCAAGAAAAGCGCTTGAAGTGGGAGTAGATACATTGGCTGACGCTGTAAAAATTACACTTGGACCAAAAGGAAGAAATGTAGTATTAGATAGAGGATTTGGAGCACCAATGATTACAAATGATGGTGTTACAATAGCAAAAGAAATCGAACTTAAGGATCCAATCGAAAATCTTGGAGCACAAATTGTAAAAGAAGTGGCTACAAAGTCAAATGATGTGGCTGGAGACGGTACAACTACTGCAACTGTACTGGCACAGGCTTTAATCAAAGAAGGACTAAAAATGGTAGCTTCTGGAGCAAATCCTGTATTTATAAGACGTGGAATGGAGCTTGCTTCTAAAAAAGTTATTGAAGAACTTACAAAAAGAGCTAAAAAGGTGGAATCAAATGAAGAAATAGCACAAGTTGGGGCAATTTCAGCAGGAGATGTGGAAATAGGACAATTAATTGCTCAAGCTATGGAAAAAGTTGGAGAATCTGGAGTTATTACAGTTGAGGAAGCACGTTCTTTAGATACAACTCTGGAAGTTGTAGAAGGAATGCAGTTTGACAACGGATATTTGTCACCTTATATGGTTTCAGATTCTGAAAGAATGGTTGTGGAAATGGATAATCCATTTGTTTTAATCACAGATAAAAAAATTGCAAACATGAAAGAGTTATTGCCAATCTTGGAAAAAACAGTAGAATTAGGACGACCAATGCTTATAATCGCTGAAGATGTGGAAGGAGAAGCGCTTGCAACTCTTGTTGTAAATAAACTTCGTGGAACATTAAATATTGCCGCTGTAAAAGCTCCTGCATTTGGGGATAGAAGAAAGGCTATGTTACAGGATATTGCAATTTTAACAGGTGGAGAAGTTATTTCTGAAGAAAAAGGAATTAAACTTGAAACTGCTGACTTGAATTTCTTGGGACAAGCTAAAAAAGTTAGAATTACTAAAGATAACACAGTTATCGTAGATGGGCTTGGAGAAAAAGATGCAATTCAAGCAAGAATTGGGCAAATAAAAAATTCTATTGCTGAAACAACTTCTGATTATGACAGGGAAAAATTACAGGAAAGACTTGCAAAATTAGCTGGGGGAGTAGCTGTAATAAAAGTTGGGGCTGCAACTGAAACTGAAATGAAAGAAAGAAAATTGAGAATTGAAGATGCTTTAAATGCAACAAAAGCCGCTGTGGAAGAAGGAATAGTTCCAGGAGGAGGAACAATCTTAATCCAAATTGCAAAAGCAATTGAAGACTTTAAATTGGAAGGCGAAGAAGGGCTTGGAGTGGAAATTGTGAAAAAAGCATTATCTGCACCACTTAGACAAATTGTTATCAATGCTGGAATTGATGCAGGTGTCGTAATTGAAAAAGTAAAAAATTCTGAAAATGGAACAGGATTTGACGCTGCAAAAGAAGAATATGTAGATATGGTAAAAGCTGGAATCATAGATCCTGCCAAAGTAACTCGTTCTGCAATCCAAAATGCAGTATCAGTATCATCAGTATTATTAACAACTGAAGTTGCTGTTGGAAATGAAAAGGAACAATCACCAGCAGGCGGAATGCCAGGCGGAATGGGAATGCCAGGAATGATGTAA
- a CDS encoding hydroxymethylglutaryl-CoA reductase, degradative, whose translation MKKENQKKLNWLGFQKKERTERIQMLKDNGFLTEEFEQLLKKNENLPLETANQMAENGIGTFALPFSVAPNFVIDEKDYAVPMVIEEPSVVAGCSYAAKIIAKSGGFTTKILDRKMIGQVALYNILDFDNAISIILENKNEILKIANDAHPSIVARGGGAINIEVKNIDEFLIVYLIADVKEAMGANILNTMLEAIKMPLENITNGKSLMAILSNYATESLVKAECEVNVKLLSSSMETSIETAKKIELASKFAKLDIYRAATHNKGIFNGIDAVVIATGNDWRAIEAGGNTFAVKNGKYEGLTTWTFDESTNKLKGELTLPMPIASVGGSIGLNPSVKAAFNILGNPDARTLASIITSVGLAQNFAAVKALVTTGIQHGHMKLQARSLALFAGAKGMEIDIAVEKLLESGKSVNLENVKAILEEIKIKK comes from the coding sequence ATGAAAAAGGAAAATCAAAAAAAATTAAACTGGCTTGGATTTCAAAAAAAAGAACGTACTGAAAGAATACAGATGTTAAAAGATAATGGCTTTTTAACTGAAGAATTTGAACAACTTCTGAAAAAAAACGAGAACTTGCCACTAGAAACTGCAAATCAAATGGCTGAAAATGGAATCGGAACATTTGCCTTGCCATTCAGCGTTGCTCCAAACTTTGTTATTGATGAAAAGGATTATGCTGTGCCAATGGTTATAGAAGAACCATCTGTTGTAGCAGGGTGCAGTTACGCAGCTAAAATTATTGCAAAATCTGGCGGTTTTACGACAAAAATTTTAGACAGAAAAATGATTGGGCAAGTTGCATTGTATAATATTTTGGACTTTGATAATGCTATTTCAATAATTTTGGAAAATAAAAATGAAATTTTAAAAATTGCAAATGATGCTCATCCTTCGATTGTAGCCCGTGGTGGTGGTGCGATTAATATTGAAGTGAAGAATATTGATGAATTTCTGATTGTTTATCTGATTGCCGATGTGAAGGAGGCTATGGGAGCAAATATTTTGAATACAATGCTTGAGGCAATAAAAATGCCGCTTGAAAATATTACAAACGGAAAAAGCCTAATGGCAATTTTATCAAATTATGCAACCGAATCTCTTGTAAAAGCCGAATGTGAAGTAAATGTAAAACTTCTTAGCAGCTCAATGGAAACGTCTATTGAAACTGCAAAAAAAATAGAACTTGCGAGTAAATTTGCAAAACTTGATATTTATCGTGCAGCAACTCATAATAAAGGAATTTTCAACGGAATTGACGCTGTAGTAATCGCTACTGGAAACGACTGGCGTGCAATTGAAGCTGGGGGGAATACCTTTGCTGTGAAAAATGGCAAATACGAAGGGCTTACAACTTGGACTTTTGATGAAAGCACAAATAAATTAAAAGGGGAACTTACCCTTCCAATGCCAATTGCAAGTGTAGGCGGCTCAATAGGACTAAACCCAAGCGTAAAAGCCGCATTTAATATTTTAGGAAATCCTGACGCAAGGACACTGGCAAGCATTATCACATCAGTAGGACTCGCTCAAAACTTTGCCGCAGTAAAAGCACTTGTTACAACTGGAATACAGCACGGACACATGAAGCTACAGGCTCGTTCGTTAGCACTTTTTGCTGGTGCAAAAGGCATGGAAATTGATATTGCCGTAGAAAAACTTTTGGAAAGTGGAAAAAGTGTTAATTTGGAAAATGTGAAGGCAATTTTGGAAGAAATAAAAATCAAAAAATAA
- a CDS encoding sugar O-acetyltransferase, with protein MNLEEQRQFILSGKVYNDLTPELVKARENTVFLTNKYNESFGKPTSEREAILKNLLKSIGKNVHFEPTFRCEFGFNISIGNNFYANFDCVMLDGGGIEIGNNVLFGPRVGIYTSNHSIDAEERINGGCYAKPVKIGNNVWIGAGVHINQGVTIGNNTIIGSGSVVTKDIPDNVIAAGVPCKAIRKITEKDKTGYKP; from the coding sequence ATGAATTTAGAAGAACAGCGGCAGTTTATTTTATCAGGAAAAGTTTACAATGATTTAACTCCAGAGCTTGTAAAGGCTAGAGAAAATACTGTTTTTTTAACAAATAAATATAATGAAAGTTTTGGAAAACCGACATCAGAAAGAGAAGCTATCCTAAAAAATCTTTTAAAATCAATTGGTAAAAACGTACACTTTGAGCCGACATTCCGATGTGAATTTGGATTTAATATTTCAATAGGAAATAACTTTTATGCAAATTTTGACTGTGTAATGCTTGATGGTGGCGGAATTGAAATTGGAAATAATGTTCTTTTTGGTCCAAGAGTAGGAATTTATACTTCCAATCACAGCATTGATGCAGAAGAAAGAATAAACGGAGGATGTTATGCCAAGCCTGTAAAAATTGGGAATAATGTCTGGATTGGTGCGGGAGTCCACATTAATCAAGGAGTTACAATTGGAAACAACACTATTATTGGCTCTGGAAGCGTAGTTACAAAAGATATTCCAGATAATGTAATTGCCGCAGGAGTGCCTTGCAAAGCTATCAGAAAAATAACAGAAAAAGATAAAACTGGCTATAAACCTTAA
- a CDS encoding hydroxymethylglutaryl-CoA synthase, whose amino-acid sequence MKIKEKIKIGIDKIGFAMPKYFLDIRDLALGRNENENKFVKGLMQSEMSIAPVTDDIVSLGASAAEQILDEEDKKNIEMVIVGTESGIDQSKASAVFIHHLLDIQPFARCIEIKEACYGATAALTFAKNYIEKNENASVLVIASDIAKYGIDTPGESTQGAGSIAMIIKKDPKIAVINDENVCQTRDIMDFWRPNYSDFPIVDGHFSTKQYLDCLATTFDEYKKRYNQDLSDFDTFCFHLPFPKLGLKAINSLLEKNIEKEVKNKFLEKFHTSIIYGKRVGNIYTGSLYLSLLSLLENCDNLKAGDKIGMYSYGSGAVCEFFNLTLAEDFKNYLRHDRLNDFDNRKQLSINEYENLFFEKIILDNEGNCDFSNRKLIQESDNAFVLEKVENHKRIYKKIK is encoded by the coding sequence ATGAAAATAAAAGAAAAAATAAAAATTGGAATAGATAAAATTGGTTTTGCAATGCCAAAATACTTTTTAGATATACGAGATCTAGCACTTGGAAGAAATGAGAATGAAAATAAGTTTGTTAAAGGTCTTATGCAAAGCGAGATGAGCATTGCACCTGTAACGGATGATATTGTGTCGCTTGGGGCAAGTGCTGCTGAACAGATTTTAGACGAAGAAGATAAAAAAAATATTGAAATGGTTATTGTCGGAACAGAATCTGGAATTGATCAAAGCAAGGCTTCTGCTGTTTTTATCCATCATCTGCTGGACATTCAGCCATTTGCACGATGTATCGAGATTAAGGAAGCCTGCTATGGGGCAACCGCCGCATTGACCTTTGCAAAAAATTATATTGAAAAAAATGAAAATGCCTCTGTTTTAGTAATTGCTTCAGATATTGCAAAATACGGAATTGACACTCCTGGAGAATCTACACAGGGGGCAGGAAGTATCGCAATGATAATAAAAAAAGACCCTAAAATTGCTGTCATAAATGATGAAAATGTATGCCAAACCCGTGATATTATGGATTTCTGGCGTCCCAACTATTCAGATTTCCCAATAGTAGACGGACATTTTTCGACAAAGCAGTATCTTGACTGCCTTGCAACGACATTTGATGAATACAAAAAAAGATATAATCAAGATTTATCCGATTTTGATACTTTCTGTTTTCATTTACCATTTCCAAAACTTGGATTAAAAGCGATTAATTCACTTTTAGAGAAAAATATTGAAAAAGAAGTAAAAAATAAATTTTTGGAAAAATTTCATACTTCAATAATTTATGGAAAACGAGTCGGAAATATCTACACAGGCTCTCTTTATCTAAGTTTGCTTTCATTACTGGAAAACTGTGATAACTTGAAAGCTGGCGACAAGATTGGAATGTATAGTTATGGAAGCGGTGCTGTTTGTGAATTTTTTAATCTAACCCTTGCAGAAGACTTTAAAAATTATCTAAGGCATGATAGGTTAAACGATTTTGACAATAGAAAACAATTATCAATAAATGAATATGAAAATTTATTTTTTGAAAAAATAATTTTAGATAATGAAGGAAATTGCGATTTTTCAAATAGAAAACTTATTCAGGAAAGTGATAATGCGTTTGTATTGGAAAAAGTGGAAAATCATAAAAGGATTTACAAAAAAATAAAATAA
- the mreC gene encoding rod shape-determining protein MreC has protein sequence MSLDNFSEKKSTGRTLLIIVIIIIVLFAFKNRITSSFTFLDGITQAVNFRLVKVKSMLYTQVLKLKSRVNDISYIEDYVENNKTRDFELQKNKVQNMELAYLKQENEKLRQMLEMRQKNPAEFIAADVALVENGNSSEKMYINKGTSQGIKVNLPVMYDGYLIGKISKVSEEYSEVTLLTSKSSKLSVVLNGNTQQILRGNGNGTFSVQNFNEGSVTKDTIFNIETSGVSDVLPKGIRIGTFKVTEINAFNKMKEIRFKPSFNIFDIQSVLVYKWSVNDAINTQIQNKVKAEAEQENKENSQSN, from the coding sequence ATGAGTTTGGATAATTTTTCTGAGAAAAAAAGTACAGGTAGAACGCTTTTAATAATAGTAATTATAATAATAGTCTTATTTGCCTTTAAAAATAGAATTACAAGTTCGTTTACATTTCTTGATGGAATAACACAGGCAGTTAATTTTAGGCTAGTAAAAGTAAAAAGTATGCTTTATACTCAAGTTTTGAAATTGAAGTCCAGAGTTAATGACATCAGTTATATTGAAGATTATGTTGAAAATAATAAAACTAGGGATTTTGAATTGCAAAAAAATAAGGTTCAGAATATGGAACTTGCATATCTAAAACAAGAAAATGAAAAATTACGTCAAATGCTGGAAATGAGACAAAAAAATCCTGCTGAATTTATAGCTGCAGATGTGGCACTTGTAGAAAATGGAAATTCATCAGAAAAAATGTATATAAATAAAGGTACTTCACAAGGCATAAAAGTCAATTTGCCAGTAATGTATGATGGTTATCTTATTGGTAAAATTTCAAAAGTCAGTGAAGAATACTCAGAAGTTACTTTGTTGACAAGTAAATCTTCAAAATTAAGTGTAGTATTAAATGGTAATACTCAGCAAATTTTGCGTGGAAATGGAAATGGAACTTTTTCAGTACAAAACTTTAATGAAGGAAGTGTAACTAAAGATACAATTTTTAATATAGAAACTTCTGGTGTGAGTGATGTATTACCAAAAGGAATAAGAATTGGTACATTTAAAGTGACAGAGATAAATGCTTTTAATAAAATGAAAGAAATTAGATTTAAACCTAGCTTTAATATATTTGATATTCAAAGTGTGTTAGTTTACAAATGGAGCGTAAACGATGCTATTAATACACAAATACAAAATAAGGTAAAAGCAGAAGCAGAACAAGAAAATAAAGAAAATTCACAATCAAATTAA